The Desulfonatronum thiosulfatophilum DNA segment GCCGTCGGTAATCTTTTTGACGTCGTTGCCGCGGTAATAACGCTGGAAAACGAATTTTTTTTCTGATTCCGGAATGCCTGGTCCTTGGTCGGTCACGCACACTTGAAGCATTTTCAGGTGTTCGAGGACGGTAAGGTTGACATGGACCGTTGAGTCCGGGGGAGCAAATTTCATGGCATTGCCAAGGAGGTTGAAAAGTACCTGTTGGATATGGTCCCTGTCGGCAAGAACCGTCACTGGCGATGGAGAGGAGTGAAGCCGTGTGGCGATGTGTTTTTTATCGGCTACAGGACGAATCCGTCGCAACGAATCGATCACCAGTTCCTGTGCGGATGTTATTTGTAAATTAAGTTCCAAACTGTTTGATCCAAGATAGGATATCTGCATCAGCCGTGTCAAAAGATCGGACAAACGGCGCGTCTCGTTTTGAGCTATGTCCAGATACGCGGCCTGGCGTAACTCGACTTCGCCAAGGATGCCCTCCTGAACAAGGCTGATGGACTCGCGGATACTTGTCAGCGGGGTCCGGATTTCGTGGCTGAGCATGGTTATGAAATCGGCTCTCATTTGTTCCTCCGCCAGAAGACGCGCCCCCATTTCGTTGAAGGCCTTTGCCAGTTCCCCCAGTTCATCCGATGATCTTATTCGTATCGGTTGAAACTCCTCGTCCTTGGATACCCGAAGAATGCCCCTGCGGAGTTCGCGTAAGGAGCGGTTCAGATAGACGGCAATTGCTGAACTTGCCGTAACTCCAAAAAAAGTGGCCGCCAAAAGCCCCAGCAGCCCCCATTGTTGCGCCTCGGCGCCCCGTGAGTACATCTCCTGGACCCGTCTGTTGATCTGGTCGATATAATGGAGTCGATCGCGGGAAATTGAGTTAATCCAGCTTCCAATAACTTCTTCATCGGGCATTGCGGCAATGGACTCCGCGATATCGGATGACGCGAGGTTTATCTGAAGGTCCGAAAGACCCGGGGAAAACCTGCGCTGATCATGTCCCCCAACCATCAGGTGAAGATTGTGCAGGTGTTCCCGGGAGGCGGTCAGATATTCTTCGCGACCGAGTATTTCATACTTTCGTATGTTTTCAAGATACAGGAGAAGCGTGTCCATGACCTGTTCGGTCAGGGCGACCATGGCAAAGTCCTCATCGACAATGCGTCCCGACGTGGAGACCACGTCGCGGATGCCCAAGAAAAGGTAGATGGTAATGGCGTAGAATATCGTGATCAGAACAAGGCACCAGGCAAGAAGTTTCTTTGTAATTCCAAAACGGAAACGATGAGTAGCGAAAGGCATATATCTCCAATGGCCGGCATGGGATAAGAACGTTTCAGGGAGAAGCTGAGTCAACGACAATTTGTAGATGAACGTCGCCGTCTCAAAACGCGGCGCCGGGGCGGCATGCCTCCACATGGTCCAGCCCATGTGGAAGTTGCCTTGGATGTTCCTTGGGATCAGGACGCTAACCCTCCACCACAAAGCGCACCATAAGCTTTTCGTGGCCCGGACTCAACTTCAAACCCGAGAAGAGTGCAAAAAGTGAAACAGCGAGGACTAAAAGGTAACCATCGTCCGCATGCGAAAGTTAAAAGTTGTGTAATATAAAATAGTTGTTTGCTGGTATGGGAGTTGCTTACGGGGAGTTAGGCTTGGGGGCTGTAACGCCAAGACTTGGCACCCTGCAAATAACTTTTAATTTTTTGTGAACATTAGAAATCTTCGGCGTACAGCTACATTCGATCTTGTGATTAAAATATCAAATTCATTGTGGAGGTTGAATGTCTTCATTCAATAAGAGGTGGCTCAGATTTCCGCATCGTGTGAAATCATATGAAAAAAATTCAGAAAGGTTTGACGAAATGGGGCATGTCTTTAAAATTGCTGCTTCTTGTGATGATCTATGGCAATCTTTCAGATTGATCTATGATCAATATCTTCATGAAGGCTATATTTCTGAAAGAAAAAACAAAATTTTCTTTACGAAATATCACCTTCTTCCTGAAACAACCGTGTTCAGCGCCAAGCACGGGTGTGAAACATTGGCCACAGCAACGCTGGTGTATGATTCACATTTGTTCGGATTGCCGATGGATCATCTTTACCAGGATGAACTCGATGTGCTGAGAAACAAGGAAAGAAAAATCCTTGAAATTTCTTCATTGGCAAGTGTGATGGCTACGGAATGGCAGGGAGTCGTGATGAATTTTATTCGATTAGTGTTCCTCTACAGCACGTTCCAGAAGGTCAACGACATATGCATCATGGTCAATCCGAAACACGCCGATTTTTACATTAAATCATCACCTTTCAAGATGTTCGGAAAAGAGAAGTTTTATCCGAAGGTGAAAGCCCCCGCTGTGGCTCTGCGCGCGGATGTGGATGAGATAAGGGATTTTTACGAGAATTCAAGTTTTATTGTTTCGGTCGAAGACCACCTTTCTTCACTCTATCATTCCCTGAAAATTAAACTCAGCTGCAATATTCTCGAATCGATCTGCAGTTCCCAGAATTTCTCGGACAGCACGCCCAATCCCTTGAACGGGGAATTCATCTCCAACATTTTGCTGGAAGACAAAGATGTCTCCAACCAGTTGGCTTCAGCGGAAGTCAGAGCCTTTCTCCGGGAGGCATACCCGGGAATCCGTTTTGAAAAGGCGAGCCCACGGAAAAGCAACCACCGGGTTCCAGATTTAGTAAAGAAAGAATTATCCAAGACTGGATCCCGGCTGATGTGGACAGGGGCGTTGGCCGCCCAGGCGAACCTGAAGTGGAATACCGCGGTTGAGTACTGACATATGAAGCGGGCGGAGATGAAAATGAAACAGAATACCTCGCTGCCGGTTGATGAACAACTTCTTACCGAAGTCTCCATGCGGGTCGGAACCCTGCTGATCAGCATCCAAAACTCAAGAACACCAAAAGCAATTTTCGTTTTTGGCGACACGGAAATGGATATGGTTTCAATTCATGCCAAAAGATTTGATAAACTTGTCCAGCAATTTCCGGATCACTTCCTCGGCGTCTATGATTCAAAAGCCAGCTTTGAATGGCTGTTTGACGATGTACGCAGTTTCCTTGCAGACCTCCAAACCAAGCCTCGTCTCTCGAGTCGGTTTTGATCCAATCTCAGCATCGCTCTTATGATCTAGCGTCATCATTCTCAAGATACGGGCTCTCCTTTTTGGGATTTCCGTACCATCGGCCCCTTGGGTCCCAAACCCGTGGACAAACAATCCAGGAGGATCGTCGGATGCTCGCCACGAACAACAAGCAAATGCTTAAATCAGACCACGCCAAGCCAACCCGAAGACCGATGGATGGAATTTTGGCCACTTTGAGCAATCCTGGTCATTTTTCAGATACGAAAAAAACATGTCATTTCACCCTCTTCATAACAGGGAATGGCAAGAATTCTCAGATTGCCAGCAAGAATCTCGCAAAACTTTGTGCAGGCGAATTGGCCGGAGTCTGCACCATGGAAATCGTCGACATCTTGGAAGACTTTGCCTCCGCGGTGAACCACAATATTCTTGTTACCCCCACCTTACTGGTAACCACCCTCCATAAAACCACGATGATCACAGGAAAATTGAGTAATCTTCGGAAAATTCGCGCTGCCCTGCGCTGATTGTCGTGTAGCCACGACCCGATATCTTCAATCCTGCGTTAGCAACTGGAGCTCGCCAAGGCTGCTCCGCGGAGCTCCGGGACCAGAAAATCAAGACAGCTGTCATGCTCGCAAGAACGCTTCCCTGCGTTTACAGGTCGCCGCCGGCTCGCGGCTTTGGCGTCGGTCCGGATGCCCTTCTCTCCTGCCTGCAACGCCGGGATAGAAATCCTGCACGAGGAAGTTGGGCGTCCAGAATCATTTTGAAGCCGGCACCGTTTCCGACGCTGCTTTTGCGCTTGACCTGGCCCTTCCCTGCATGCTTATGATGTTCCTAAACATATTTGGACAACGTCCGGTCCATGGGCTGTTTGCAAGGGGTTGGGAAAGTCCTTTGGTAAGGCATGCAAAAGCATGTAGGTCGTAGTTAATCAAAACAGGCAAAACATGATCTGGATGCTCGCCTCCGCGGGCATGACGAGCATAATGAGATGTTTCATTTCAAGTCACTCTCGCGAATGCGAGGATCCAGTCATCTGCAGGTTGTTGGGCGTGCCCGTTTACTGAGCAATTACCGCGTATCATTTGAGCTTCACCCTCGCCCAGCCGTGATGTTTGGGACAGCCGGCAGCTGAAACTCATTAGGGATCGGACAGCTTTCACCATCAGCCAAGGAGGTGAATTATGGTGAAATTCCTCGATCGAGGAAAGGTGACCGTACTGTTGCTGCTGCTTGTTGGAGCCGTGCTGTTTGCTGGAGCGGCTTATTCCGTGAGAGCCACGGATCAGCCGGAGTTCTGCGGCAGCTGTCACGTGATGTACGAAGCTGTTCGTACGCATCAAATGTCCGCTCATGCCAATCTGGCTTGCAATGAATGCCATGCACCCGATGCGGCCATCCCCAAGATGATTTTCAAGACGCGTGCCGGAGCCAAGGACATTTATCAAAACGCCTTCGGTGATGTTTACGACGTAATTCATGTCACCGAAAGGACCCGGCAGGTCGTCAATGACAGCTGCATCCGGTGTCATTCCACGACAATCCGGAATGTCGCCGATAAAATCACCGAGGCCAAGGAATGTACGGCATGTCACAGGTCGTTGCCGCACATGTCCAGGTTGCCGATATCAGAAAGGAGAGTGGCGGATGAATAGATTCATTACTTATACTTTTTGTTTTGGGCTGGTTCTGGGGACCCTGGTCCTGTTCGGCTGCACCGAGCTGCCGGAACCGGTGACGCCGACATACGAGACCACCTTGCCGGTAACGGAAGTCAGAAACAGTATGTTTGAACCCTTTTTCCCGATTCACTATCGAACTTATCTGGAAAACAACGACGATACCCAGATGACTGAGTACGGCGGTTCCGTGCCCCATGAAAAACACCTCTGCGAAGATCTTCCGCGCGGATGGAAATATTGCCAGCCGTACCTGAAGAACCTGTGGATGGGCTATCCCTTCAGCTTTGAATACAACCGGGCCAGGGGCCATACCTATGCCCTGTACGATCTGTTGCATATCGACAGGATCAATCGCTACAGCGAACAGGCCGGACTGCCCACGACCTGTTACAACTGCAAGTCCGCCAAGATGATCGACTGGGTCGATGAATACGGCGACGACTTCTGGGCCATGGAATTCCATCAGTTCCGGGAGGAACTGGACCTTCAAGACCATACCATCGGCTGCGCCAACTGCCATGATCCCAGGAACATGGAGTTGCGCATCACCAGCGTGCCTCTTGATGAAGCCTTGAAGCAGCAGGGCAAGGACTGGCGCGAGGCCTCGCGCAATGAGATGCGGTCTCTGGTCTGCGCGCAGTGCCATGTGGAATACTATTTCCAGGACAAGGCCCACGGACCTCCGGGCAAACCCATATTTCCCTGGGCCCTGGGTCTGGATCCGGAAGACATGTACGAATACTACAAGGGGCACGGCCACACCGACCGGGAAGGCTTTGAAGGCCATTTCATCGACTGGACCCATGCCGTTTCCGATACGCCGATGATCAAGATTCAGCATCCGGAATACGAAATGGCCTATGACGGCATACACGGTGCAGCCGGGGTCTCCTGCGCGGACTGTCACATGCCGTATCGACGCCTGGACGGAAACCGGAAAATCTCGTCGCATCTCTGGACTTCCCCGCTGAAGGCCACCGACGGCATCCGGCGCACCTGCGGGCAGTGCCATACGGACAAGAGTCCAGAGTACTTGAAGGGCCGGGTGATCTACCATCAGGAACGCACCTGGGAGCAGCTGCTGGTCGCCCAGGAGCTTTCGGTCAAGGCCCATGAAGCCGTGCGCCTGGCTGAAGAGTACACCGGGGGAAGGAATGCCAACTTCAGCCAACTGATGATCAACGCCCGGGAACGCATCCGCAAAGGCGCCATGTTCTGGGATTTCGTCTCCGCGGAGAACAGCGCCGGTTTCCATAATCCGACCAAGGCCCTGGAAACCCTGGCCAGATCGCAGCAGTACAGCCAGCAGGCGGTGGACTATGCCATGCAAGCCACCATGTACGGCATTGCTCCGTACCTTGAGGGGGACATCAAGGATATCGTTCCCCCGATCAAGGAGCACAGCCGAAAACTGCAGCAAAGCCAGGAACATCTCGATTCCCACACCTGGCTGGGCTATCTGCCGCTGCTGCCGGAAGCGGATCTGGTCTGGGATCTCAATCGCCGGGTAAACGCGCAACCGGAATAGATTCCTGAATTTGTGAAACAAAAGGTCCATGGCAGACAAGCTGTCATGGACCTTTTTTACTTTCCTTGGGCATCAACACCTTTTGCCAATTTGCCCCCGGCGGTTGCGCATACGTCGGCAAGACCGAGGCGATGTGAATCGCCTGGTCCTTTCGCCGCTTTGGCCATTTACCTCTGAACTCTGCTTGGTGCAAAAAAAAGTACAACAGGCTGTAGAAAAATCCCTGCTGGCTGCGTTGCTACATAAAAAATCAAACCTTCACGTATGGCTAAATGCGCTTCGGCCTTGATTCGATTGCCAGGAAGGCAAATCGAAAATGTGGCGTAGCCACAGCCCGTAGGGGCCGGACACAGGACGTGTTCGGATAGCTTTTATTGCGCCTTGCCAGCAGGTTTGAACAGCCTGTGGATTCGGAATTTATCGACACTCTGTTAGAAGTTCCGTCATTCTTCGTGCCTCTTTTTTGTCCTCGTCGTGACAAGCGGAACATCATTGAAGCGAGGCCGGTTTTTAGGTCGAGCCGAGATGTTGCTGCGAGGAGGGCGGAGCGACGGGATCGTGCCGCTTTGCGGAACTTGGGTCACATCCAGTGGACTGACATGCTTCAGATAACTATATCCTCAAAAAAAGGAGATGAAGCCATGAAATCACTTTCCTTCTTGTCCTGTTTTTTCTCGAAGCTGACTCGGTCCGGGGCCATGCTTGCCCTGGCGGCTACTCTGGTCGCGTTTCCGGCATGCGGCAATGCCGAACAGGCAGCCTATCACGTCGCCACGGTTGCCGAGGGGCTGGACACGCCATGGGCTATGGCTTTCCTGCCGGGCGACGGTCGCATCCTGGTGACCGAGCGCGGCGGAAGGCTGCGGATTGTCGATCCGGGCAGCGGCGATATCGGCGAGCTGACCGGAGTGCCTGAGGTCGATGCACGCGGCCAGGGAGGGCTCCTGGACATTGCCGTACATCCCGCCTTTCCCGAGGAAGGCTGGGTCTACCTGACCTGGGCGGGTGAGGACCGGGGCCGCACCGCCACGCATCTGGGGCGCGCGATGCTCGATCTCGACGAGCTTGCGCTGTCGGACCTCGAAGTGCTTTATGTCGCAGATCCGTTCTTTGACTCGACGGCACATTACGGCTCGCGCATCGTGTTTCGCGACGGCTATGTCTTCGTCGGCTTCGGCGACCGAAACTTCAAGAACTTCGGACCCGACCACATCGCCCAGGACATCTCCAATGCGAATGGTGCGACCATCCGTCTGGCGCTGGACGGATCGGTGCCGGAGGACAACCCTTTTGTCGGTCAACAGGACGCGGATCCGGCCATCTGGTCCTACGGACACCGCAATATCCAGGCCATGACGGTCCATCCTGATACCGGCGCGATCTGGCTGGCGGAGCACGGCGAGTCGGGCGGCGACGAGATCAACATCGTGACCCGGGGCGGCAACTATGGCTGGCCCCTGGCCAGCTACGGCGTCGACTACCGCACGGGCCAACCCTTCGCCGTCCCCCATGACGAGACCGATGAGTTCATCGCACCGGTCCATCACTGGGGCCCAGGCCGCACGGACCACTTCCCGCCTTCGGGAATGACCTTCTACACCGGCGAGGCCTTTGCCGAATGGCAGGGACATCTGCTTGTCGGCAACCTCTACCACCGCTATCTGGGTCTGTTTGCCGTTGACGGCGAATCCGTCTCGTCCCCGGAACGACTTCTTGAGGGTAGGGGCTTGCGGATCCGCGACGTGGCCGTGTGCCCGGGAGACGGCTCGATCTACGTGATCGCCGACGACAGCGACTCGCCGCTGCTGCGGCTTGAGCCGACCGCCAATGACGCTCGGCAGTAAGGGGACCATTCAGGTGCAGTTCCGGGCATGAATGAGTTCATGCCCGAATTGCACGGCGCATTCCGCTTACACCTCAACACCGTCAAGAGGACCTTTTGTTGTCCATGGAAAAACAACAGACAATGATCGCCGCGGCCAGAGGCCGGAGCCTCGCGGATTTGCTGATCACCAATATCCAGTTGGTGAACACCCTGTCCGGCGAGATCCATCCAGCCAACGTCGCGGTTCGTGACGGCGTTGTCCTGGGCTTCGAGGACTATCCGGCC contains these protein-coding regions:
- a CDS encoding N-acyl amino acid synthase FeeM domain-containing protein, which gives rise to MSSFNKRWLRFPHRVKSYEKNSERFDEMGHVFKIAASCDDLWQSFRLIYDQYLHEGYISERKNKIFFTKYHLLPETTVFSAKHGCETLATATLVYDSHLFGLPMDHLYQDELDVLRNKERKILEISSLASVMATEWQGVVMNFIRLVFLYSTFQKVNDICIMVNPKHADFYIKSSPFKMFGKEKFYPKVKAPAVALRADVDEIRDFYENSSFIVSVEDHLSSLYHSLKIKLSCNILESICSSQNFSDSTPNPLNGEFISNILLEDKDVSNQLASAEVRAFLREAYPGIRFEKASPRKSNHRVPDLVKKELSKTGSRLMWTGALAAQANLKWNTAVEY
- a CDS encoding NapC/NirT family cytochrome c produces the protein MVKFLDRGKVTVLLLLLVGAVLFAGAAYSVRATDQPEFCGSCHVMYEAVRTHQMSAHANLACNECHAPDAAIPKMIFKTRAGAKDIYQNAFGDVYDVIHVTERTRQVVNDSCIRCHSTTIRNVADKITEAKECTACHRSLPHMSRLPISERRVADE
- a CDS encoding circadian clock KaiB family protein, with translation MLATNNKQMLKSDHAKPTRRPMDGILATLSNPGHFSDTKKTCHFTLFITGNGKNSQIASKNLAKLCAGELAGVCTMEIVDILEDFASAVNHNILVTPTLLVTTLHKTTMITGKLSNLRKIRAALR
- a CDS encoding sensor histidine kinase is translated as MPFATHRFRFGITKKLLAWCLVLITIFYAITIYLFLGIRDVVSTSGRIVDEDFAMVALTEQVMDTLLLYLENIRKYEILGREEYLTASREHLHNLHLMVGGHDQRRFSPGLSDLQINLASSDIAESIAAMPDEEVIGSWINSISRDRLHYIDQINRRVQEMYSRGAEAQQWGLLGLLAATFFGVTASSAIAVYLNRSLRELRRGILRVSKDEEFQPIRIRSSDELGELAKAFNEMGARLLAEEQMRADFITMLSHEIRTPLTSIRESISLVQEGILGEVELRQAAYLDIAQNETRRLSDLLTRLMQISYLGSNSLELNLQITSAQELVIDSLRRIRPVADKKHIATRLHSSPSPVTVLADRDHIQQVLFNLLGNAMKFAPPDSTVHVNLTVLEHLKMLQVCVTDQGPGIPESEKKFVFQRYYRGNDVKKITDGAGLGLGISRQIIEAHSGEIWLDDSSSRGSTFCFTLPLTAEPQKEMRI
- a CDS encoding PQQ-dependent sugar dehydrogenase, which translates into the protein MKSLSFLSCFFSKLTRSGAMLALAATLVAFPACGNAEQAAYHVATVAEGLDTPWAMAFLPGDGRILVTERGGRLRIVDPGSGDIGELTGVPEVDARGQGGLLDIAVHPAFPEEGWVYLTWAGEDRGRTATHLGRAMLDLDELALSDLEVLYVADPFFDSTAHYGSRIVFRDGYVFVGFGDRNFKNFGPDHIAQDISNANGATIRLALDGSVPEDNPFVGQQDADPAIWSYGHRNIQAMTVHPDTGAIWLAEHGESGGDEINIVTRGGNYGWPLASYGVDYRTGQPFAVPHDETDEFIAPVHHWGPGRTDHFPPSGMTFYTGEAFAEWQGHLLVGNLYHRYLGLFAVDGESVSSPERLLEGRGLRIRDVAVCPGDGSIYVIADDSDSPLLRLEPTANDARQ
- a CDS encoding ammonia-forming cytochrome c nitrite reductase subunit c552; this encodes MNRFITYTFCFGLVLGTLVLFGCTELPEPVTPTYETTLPVTEVRNSMFEPFFPIHYRTYLENNDDTQMTEYGGSVPHEKHLCEDLPRGWKYCQPYLKNLWMGYPFSFEYNRARGHTYALYDLLHIDRINRYSEQAGLPTTCYNCKSAKMIDWVDEYGDDFWAMEFHQFREELDLQDHTIGCANCHDPRNMELRITSVPLDEALKQQGKDWREASRNEMRSLVCAQCHVEYYFQDKAHGPPGKPIFPWALGLDPEDMYEYYKGHGHTDREGFEGHFIDWTHAVSDTPMIKIQHPEYEMAYDGIHGAAGVSCADCHMPYRRLDGNRKISSHLWTSPLKATDGIRRTCGQCHTDKSPEYLKGRVIYHQERTWEQLLVAQELSVKAHEAVRLAEEYTGGRNANFSQLMINARERIRKGAMFWDFVSAENSAGFHNPTKALETLARSQQYSQQAVDYAMQATMYGIAPYLEGDIKDIVPPIKEHSRKLQQSQEHLDSHTWLGYLPLLPEADLVWDLNRRVNAQPE